Part of the Rana temporaria chromosome 11, aRanTem1.1, whole genome shotgun sequence genome, ggtctttttgaccccagatctaatttctaagaggacctgtcatgctttttctattacaagagatgtttgcattccttgtaataggaataaaaggtgacccaaatgtatatatttttgttaaaaacagtgtcaaaataaattaaataaaatcaagtgaaataaataaaaaaaaaaaaacattttaaagcaccCCTTCCCtatgagctcgcgcgcagaaggaAACGCATActtgagcagcacccgcatatgaaaacggtgttaaaaccacacatggggaggtatcgccgcgatcgtaagagtgagagcaatcattctagccctagatctcctctaactcaaaacatgcaacctgtagaattttttttaacatttacgatttttatgggtaaaagtttgtcgccattccacgagcgggcgcaattttgaagcgtgacacgttgggtattaatttacttagcggaacattatctttcaaatcctaaaaaaaaaaattgggctaactttactgttgtgtttttttttttaattttaaagtgcGCTtttaaaaccgctgcgcaaatacggtgtgaccaaaagtattgcaacgaccgctattttattctctagggtgtccgaaaaaaaatatatataggcccggattcacagtgggcgcatctcagtgcacatgctcacaatcacgtcggaacaactgcctaagatacgtcggatcactgactacgcgtgaacgtaacctacgcctagtcatattcacgtcctacgtaaacgtcgtaaaatacgtcggcttgtgttccctggtgcagccctttgcatgtctgctgctgagttactcctttatggggcataactttacgccggacgtatgactttacgcgcactgccggacgtatgactttacgcgcactgcttcGGACGGACgtgcgtttgtgaatcggcgtatctccctcatttgcatatgtgaacagaaaatcaatgggagagccaaatacgtccagcgtaaatatgcacccactctacgccggcgtaggcaagttaccgtatttatcggcgtataccgcacacttttttgccctgaaaatccgggcaaaatcgtgggtgcacgatatacgccgatacccactttcccgcgccaagtttgaatactgcgccgacatataccgagcgcagtacactcgggtatagtcgggcagtctcggctccttccgcgctcacgtcctggacaggacgtcagcgcgagagtagccgagcctgcccgacaatacacgagtgtactgcgctctgtatatgtcggcgcagtattcaaactcggcgcaggaaacaagcgtggaggacgccgcagacggacgccggacccgacgaggccgccgcgcaagacaccaaaactgtaagtacaaaaaatatttttttcacaggaattcgtggcaactttaggggtgcgcgctatacgcgggagcgcgctatacccgataaatacggtatgtcggtcggatgaagcctattttcaggcgtatcttagttttgtgggcacggcgcatagatacgacggcgcatatttgcacttacgcagcgtatcttgagatacgtcggcgcaagtgctttgtgaataatggccataatgtttgggggatctaagtaattttctaacaaaaaaactgtaaacaccaaatctcagaaagaggctcggtactttttttttaccttcatctgGATCTTCAGCTACAGAAGTTTCCTCTCTTGAAATCGGCGGCCCCTGAAATGCTTTCACTTCTTTCGCCAGATCGTGTCTCAGTGTATGCTGTAAAAGCTCGATCAGGAAATTCAGGTTGTCTTTCGAGATCTCTGTCAGCTCCATGAGTTTTATGAATAGATCTGTCGGACTTGTAATGGTTTCCATTTTCTTTCGAGGTATCTTATCCTGGCAAAGAAACTTCATGTTACTTAGATCTGTATCAGTCAGTTTTCCTGCTATTCCTAGCAGCATGACATTGAAGTCCTCCATTTCTGTGTTGTTTATCTGTCAATTTCTGTTAATGGTGGGTGAAGACAGGCCGGAATCGCCTTGATCTGAAATTGAAAGAAATTGTCTTTATATCTCACTTTCACTTTACTCAgctagttcccccccccccccccccataatttcGCTTTTCACACACAATGTGACattttacggaaacaacgtagctattttattttaagcaaaaaaaattgagaaagtgAGATTAGAACAACAAACCTCTTAATCCTTGTTTGCTCGGAAGATCTGTTAGTGTTCTCGGGAAGTTGTAGACGCTCACTAAAACCAGGAAGTTAGTAAGAAATGTGAACTGAGCATGTCCACTCTcaacccttccctccccccacccccttgtTTCAAAACTTCTTCAGCTTGTTTGTAATAGCCAAACGCTGACAAGGCATCATTCAGGATCTAGTAAATCCGAAACACAATTGTTGTACCGATAGAATATTCATGAAAGATATGTAGAGAATGTATTGTAGAGTTAGTACAGTTTAAATAAAATTGAAGGGATTGTTGCTGTAGACATAGTCTTGGGATTGTCACAACTTGCTTTCACTTTCAGTTCCCTTTTGTCTTGATTAATGGCAGGAAGGTCagttttaatgccacattttactGCACATTTCTCAAGCTTTGTGCAAgtgtttttcatttatattaGGCTGCAGGCATTTTGTTTCTGGGCTCGGCAAGGGGGAGaagaatgcaaaaaaatgcatgaaaactaaTGTGTTGCATGTTTACAGGGGCtccaattatatatatacacatatacatatatatatatatatacacacaccagaaAGGGCGGTTGCTACACTGAAGTAGCtgttctgcctcttcctccaccgcggTCCTCTTCTTTGTCCTCCGCCGCAgggtcttctggtgaatgggggcacgctgccttctgggaactgtgtgtatcccaggaggcagacgCCCATTCACGAAGTGCCAtgtgagtcgcgcat contains:
- the FADD gene encoding FAS-associated death domain protein, translating into MEDFNVMLLGIAGKLTDTDLSNMKFLCQDKIPRKKMETITSPTDLFIKLMELTEISKDNLNFLIELLQHTLRHDLAKEVKAFQGPPISREETSVAEDPDEDQLGQAFDIICENVGKDWKMLMRTLGVTDGTMDQIIYANPYNLREQIRQCLREWKKKKRENANVSALIKALEKCRLKLVAEKISDELNLSYGMS